Below is a window of Micromonospora chersina DNA.
AGCTCGTCCCAGGTGGTCGGGACGCTCCAGCCCTTCTCCTTGAAGGTCTTCGGCGAGTACCACACGTAGGACTTCACGTTGGAGCCCAGCGGCACGCCGTAGAGCTTGCCGTTCACGGTGCTGTACTTCAGCCAGTCGGGGGAGAAGTTCTGCTCGGCCAGCCCCTTGGTGTCGGCGCCGACCTCCTTGATCTTGCCCGAGTCGACGAACCGCTTGAGCAGACCCGGCTGCGGGATGAAGGCAAGGTCGGGGGCGTTGCCGCCGTCCACCCGGACGCCCAGCTGGGCCTCGAACTCGCCCGAGCCCTCGTGGTCGATGTCGATGCCGGTGCAGTCCTCGAACTGCTTCCAGGACTGGTCGAGGCGGTCGGCCTCGATGTCCCGGATCGACGAGTAGATCGTCACCTTCTTGCCGTCGTGGCCCTGGTACTTCGCGTAAGGGGCGCACTCGGGCTTGCTCGCGTTGCCGCTCTTCTTGTCGTTGCCGGTGCCGCAGGCGGTGACGCCGAGCGCCAGCCCCAGTACGCCGGCGATCGCGAGAGCCTGGCGCGATCTGGCAAACGCCATGCCGATCTCCTTCCTTGCCGGCGCGTGGGGGGATCGAACCCGCGCCGGTCCGATGGTCGTCCCCACATGTAAGCGCTTGCATCGCGTCCGGTCCACCCCCTGGCGGACACGGCCCGGTAACAATCCGGAAACCCGCTCACCGGCCGTGGGCACGCTCCCACGCTCCGCTGACGGTCCGCAGGCGGCGCCCCTTCCCATCGATGGAACTTTCTGCCACGCTGTCCAAAGCTGATCGAAAACTTTCAACATAGGAGGCAATGGATGCGCAAGCGCTGGTTCAGCCTCGCGGCGGTGGCGGCCGTCCTCGTGGCCCTGGTGCCGGCGGCCCCGGCCATGGCCGCGCCGACGTTCAAGGTCCCGTTCCCCTGCAACCAGTCCTGGTCCGGCCAGACCCGGTCCGACCACAGCCCGGCCTACGCCATCGACTTCAACCGCACGGACGACCTCGGCGACCCGGTGGTGGCCAGCGCGCCCGGCACCGTCGACCGGGTCACCGACCTCGGCGGCACCAGCTACGGCAAGTACGTCCGGATCGACCACGGCAACGGCTACACCACCTACTACGCCCACCTGAGCGGCTTCAACGTCTCGGTCGGGCAGGTGGTCGGCTACGGCCGGGTGATCGGCTACGTGGGCAGCACCGGCGGCTCGACGGGCCCGCACCTGCACTACGAGCAGCGGCTCAACGGCAACGACATCCAGGTGCGGTTCAACGGCGCCCTCGCCCTCTACTGGGGCACCAAGACCTACACCAGCGACAACGGCTGCGCCGGCTCGAACACGGGCGCCGGCACCGTCAACACCACCTCGGGCGTGGCGCTGACCGTCCGGTCGGGCCCGGGCACCGGCTACAGCGCGGTCGGCACGGTGGCCGACGGCGCGAGCGTCACCATCTACTGCCAGACCAGCGGCACCTCGGTCACCGGCACCTACGGCACCAGCTCGATCTGGGACCGGATCGGCTCCGGCCGGTACATCTCCGACGCGTACGTCTACACCGGCTACGACGGCTACATCCCGGGCGTGCCCCGCTGCTGACGAGAGGTGGGCGCGGGGCCGTCGGCCCCGCGCCGCTCAGCCGTTCAGCCGCCAGATGGCGAAGTTCAGCGCCGCCGCGAACGTCACCCAGGCCCAGTAGGGCAGCAGCAGGAGCGCCGCCGGCCGGGAGACCCGCCGGAACAGCGCCACGGTGACCCCGATGGCCAGCCACATCAGCACGATCTCGGCGAACGCCAGCCCGTAGCGGTCGGCGCCGAAGAAGAGCGGCGTCCAGACGGCGTTCAGGACCAGTTGGGTGACCCAGGCGCCGAGCGCCGGTCCCCAGCCGGCCTGCCGCCAGACCAGCCAGCCCGCGACCGCGATGAGCGCGTAGAGGACCGTCCAGACCGGCCCGAAGAGCCAGGACGGGGGAGCCCATGCCGGCTGGGCGAGGCTGGCGTACTCCTCCTGGGTGCCCCGCACCCCGAGCGCGCCGACGGCCGCCGCGACGGTGACCGCGGCGCCGAAGCCCAGCAGCGCCCACCACTTACGGCCGCGCCCGACCCGCCGGATGCTTCCCGAGATCGTCATGCCCCTGGGTGCCCCGCCCGCCGGGCGGACAAACCGGCCGGGCGCAGCACAGCGCCGGGGTCGCCGGGCCCGGACGCTCCTGTCTGGGAGGACGGAGGTTCGGACCCGGCGACCCCGGCGGGTCAGGGGTGGTGGGAGGTCGAACGGCTAACTGAAGATGCTGACGCCGCCCGGCCCGACCAACAGGCCGACGATGATGAGGACGATGCCCCACAGGATCTGCCGGCGGAAGAGCGCGAGAATGCCGGCGACCACCAGTACGACTGCGAGAATCCAGAGAATCAGCTCCATGTCGGCTGGATACCCGTCCGTCGGATCCGGGAAACCTGCTTCTCAGTCGAGATGATCACCGACGTGGAAGATGCTGTACGCCTGCTTGATGACGGGGTGCGCGACGTTGCGGACCCGTACGCCACCCGGGGTGGTGCCCCGTTCGCTCCCGTGGTGGGCGTGCCCGTGCAGGGCCAGCGCGGTGGGCGCCGAGTCGATCGCCTGGCCGAGCTGGTAGCAGCCGAGGAACGGGTAGATCTCCAGCGGCTCGCCGGCGAGGGTGTCCGGCACGGGGGAGTAGTGGGTGAGCGCGACCAGCAGGTCGCAGTCCAGCCCGCGCAGCGCCTCGCCGAGCGCGTCCGCGCTCTCGTTGGTGGTCCGGACGAACGCCTTCATCTCCGGCTCGCCGAAGTCGCTGGCGCACCGCCCGGCGAACCCGCCGCCGAAGCCCTTCACCCCGGCCACGCCGAGCCGCCGGCCGCCGCACTCCAGCACGGTCCCGGTCCCCTCCAGCACGGTGATCCCGGCGTCCTCCAGCACCTTGACCACCTGCGGCACCTGGT
It encodes the following:
- a CDS encoding M23 family metallopeptidase, translated to MRKRWFSLAAVAAVLVALVPAAPAMAAPTFKVPFPCNQSWSGQTRSDHSPAYAIDFNRTDDLGDPVVASAPGTVDRVTDLGGTSYGKYVRIDHGNGYTTYYAHLSGFNVSVGQVVGYGRVIGYVGSTGGSTGPHLHYEQRLNGNDIQVRFNGALALYWGTKTYTSDNGCAGSNTGAGTVNTTSGVALTVRSGPGTGYSAVGTVADGASVTIYCQTSGTSVTGTYGTSSIWDRIGSGRYISDAYVYTGYDGYIPGVPRC
- a CDS encoding TspO/MBR family protein; this translates as MTISGSIRRVGRGRKWWALLGFGAAVTVAAAVGALGVRGTQEEYASLAQPAWAPPSWLFGPVWTVLYALIAVAGWLVWRQAGWGPALGAWVTQLVLNAVWTPLFFGADRYGLAFAEIVLMWLAIGVTVALFRRVSRPAALLLLPYWAWVTFAAALNFAIWRLNG
- a CDS encoding GPGG-motif small membrane protein translates to MELILWILAVVLVVAGILALFRRQILWGIVLIIVGLLVGPGGVSIFS